The Sphingosinithalassobacter sp. CS137 genome includes a region encoding these proteins:
- a CDS encoding NAD-dependent epimerase/dehydratase family protein — MNVSGLRILVTGAAGFIGFHTCSRLLQQGATILGLDNFSPYYDVALKEGRTDILRNHPGYSLVRASIEDMDAFGAAWAEFRPDVVIHLAAQAGVRYSIEHPETYVGTNLVGTFHVLELARRHGLRHLLAASTSSVYGGNTEMPFRETQPTQTPLTLYAATKGATELMAHSYAHLFGIPTTFFRFFTVYGPWGRPDMALFKFTKAILEGTPIDVYNDGAMVRDFTYVEDLAEAVVRLIDAVPGGEPLPGDSLSPVAPFRTVNIGQGKPVQLMDYIAELERALGRPAEKNMLPMQQGDVPATEASSDLLRQLTGYVPGTPVSEGVPAFVRWYRDHYQS; from the coding sequence ATGAACGTCAGCGGCTTGCGTATCCTAGTGACCGGCGCAGCCGGCTTCATCGGTTTTCACACGTGCAGCCGTCTGCTCCAGCAAGGCGCCACGATTCTAGGGCTCGACAATTTCTCGCCCTATTACGACGTCGCGCTGAAGGAAGGCCGCACCGACATCCTGCGCAACCATCCGGGCTATTCGCTGGTCCGCGCCTCGATCGAGGATATGGATGCGTTCGGCGCCGCATGGGCCGAGTTCAGGCCGGACGTCGTGATCCATCTCGCCGCTCAGGCGGGCGTACGCTACAGCATCGAGCATCCGGAAACCTATGTCGGCACCAATCTGGTGGGCACCTTCCATGTGCTCGAACTCGCGCGCCGGCACGGGCTGCGCCACTTGCTCGCGGCCTCGACCAGCTCGGTCTACGGCGGCAACACCGAAATGCCGTTCCGTGAAACGCAGCCGACGCAAACGCCGCTGACGCTCTACGCCGCCACCAAGGGCGCGACCGAACTCATGGCGCACAGCTATGCCCATTTGTTCGGCATTCCCACCACCTTCTTCCGGTTCTTCACGGTCTACGGCCCTTGGGGACGTCCGGACATGGCGTTGTTCAAATTCACCAAGGCGATCCTCGAAGGCACACCGATAGACGTCTACAACGATGGCGCGATGGTGCGCGACTTCACCTATGTCGAGGATCTCGCCGAGGCGGTGGTGCGCCTGATCGACGCAGTGCCGGGCGGAGAACCCCTGCCGGGAGACAGCCTCTCGCCGGTCGCGCCGTTCCGCACCGTCAACATCGGTCAGGGCAAGCCGGTCCAGCTGATGGACTATATCGCCGAACTCGAACGCGCCCTCGGTCGCCCCGCCGAAAAGAACATGCTGCCGATGCAGCAGGGCGATGTTCCTGCGACCGAGGCATCTTCCGACCTGCTTCGACAGCTCACCGGGTACGTGCCCGGCACGCCTGTTTCAGAAGGCGTCCCGGCATTCGTGCGTTGGTATCGCGACCATTATCAATCTTGA
- a CDS encoding DsrE family protein, with protein sequence MRGLTLLITTGDRERFRAALTLACSQAALGGRTRLYCHEGAVAVLLPGDDPEDAVLRATGLPTRAALIEMAAAEGVALIACQTGLALAGIAHSALPEGTETGGMISLLADLGDDRLVTF encoded by the coding sequence ATGCGCGGGCTGACGTTGCTGATCACGACCGGCGATCGCGAGCGCTTCCGCGCCGCGCTCACGCTCGCCTGTTCGCAGGCGGCGCTGGGCGGCCGCACGCGGCTATATTGCCACGAAGGCGCGGTCGCCGTTCTGCTTCCCGGCGATGATCCCGAGGATGCGGTGCTGCGAGCCACCGGACTCCCGACCCGCGCGGCGCTGATCGAAATGGCCGCTGCCGAAGGTGTCGCGCTGATTGCGTGCCAAACTGGACTTGCACTTGCCGGTATTGCACACAGCGCACTGCCGGAGGGGACCGAAACCGGGGGAATGATCAGCCTCCTCGCCGATTTGGGCGATGACCGGCTCGTAACCTTTTAA
- a CDS encoding HesA/MoeB/ThiF family protein, whose translation MTLSDAELDRYARHIILKEIGGAGQLRLKQARVAVVGAGGIGSPAIQYLAAAGVGCLSIFDDDSIDLSNLQRQTLFGTGDVGESKALIAQRAIRALNPEVRVVAQRRRIDAAGAEALLSDHDAILDGTDNFATRLAVADAALALRIPLISAAVGEFEGQLGVFRGWEADRPCYRCFVGSDPERPETSCSEQGVLGALTGLLGSLAALETIRALVPFGEDTAGKLLLVDALALRFRTLALPKDPGCPTCAG comes from the coding sequence ATGACGCTCAGTGATGCCGAACTGGATCGTTACGCGCGCCACATCATCCTGAAGGAAATCGGCGGCGCCGGGCAGCTGCGGCTGAAGCAGGCGCGAGTCGCCGTCGTCGGCGCCGGCGGGATCGGATCGCCCGCGATCCAGTATCTCGCTGCCGCGGGCGTCGGCTGCCTCTCGATATTCGACGACGACAGCATCGATCTTTCGAACCTCCAGCGCCAGACGCTCTTCGGCACCGGCGACGTCGGCGAATCGAAGGCGCTGATCGCACAGCGCGCCATCCGAGCACTCAATCCGGAGGTGCGAGTCGTTGCGCAACGCCGTCGCATCGACGCGGCAGGCGCGGAAGCATTGTTGAGCGACCATGATGCCATTCTCGACGGGACTGACAATTTCGCCACGCGGCTCGCCGTCGCGGATGCCGCGCTGGCGCTGCGCATTCCGCTGATCTCGGCTGCGGTCGGCGAATTCGAGGGGCAGCTTGGCGTCTTCCGCGGATGGGAGGCAGACAGGCCCTGTTACCGCTGCTTCGTCGGAAGCGATCCCGAACGGCCCGAGACCAGCTGTTCGGAACAGGGCGTGCTGGGTGCGCTGACCGGACTGCTCGGCAGCCTCGCCGCGCTCGAAACGATCCGAGCTCTGGTGCCGTTCGGCGAAGACACCGCCGGCAAGCTGCTGCTGGTCGATGCGCTCGCGCTGCGCTTCCGCACGCTCGCGCTTCCGAAGGATCCGGGCTGCCCGACATGCGCGGGCTGA
- the dut gene encoding dUTP diphosphatase: protein MTDASLRISVLRLSNGVGLPLPQYATQGAAGMDVVAAEDVVIAPGGRHAVATGFAMAIPDGFEVQVRPRSGLALKHGITCLNSPGTIDSDYRGEVKVILANLGNAPFTVARGDRIAQLVPAPVHRAALEEVEALDGTARGDGGFGSTGR from the coding sequence ATGACCGACGCCTCGCTGCGCATTTCCGTCCTGCGCCTCTCCAACGGCGTCGGGCTGCCGCTCCCGCAATATGCGACGCAGGGCGCCGCGGGAATGGACGTGGTCGCCGCCGAGGATGTCGTAATTGCGCCGGGCGGGCGCCATGCAGTCGCCACCGGCTTTGCCATGGCAATTCCGGATGGTTTCGAGGTGCAGGTCCGCCCTCGCTCCGGTTTGGCGCTAAAGCATGGAATTACTTGCCTGAATTCACCCGGCACTATCGACTCCGACTATCGCGGTGAGGTAAAGGTGATCCTGGCCAATCTCGGCAATGCGCCCTTTACGGTCGCGCGCGGAGATCGGATTGCGCAACTCGTGCCCGCCCCGGTTCACCGGGCGGCACTCGAAGAAGTGGAGGCGCTCGACGGGACCGCACGTGGGGACGGCGGTTTCGGATCGACCGGACGATGA
- a CDS encoding alpha/beta hydrolase family protein, whose translation MRCNPLLLLPPLLLAGCATTAGAPPAEPLLYAQTFTAERPRDVRTLVIVLNGDGLPAARADETAFARTAAAAIPDSAAVALLRPGYADTAGNRSPGSRGFDAGDNYTLEQITAVGDAVAALQARYPSAQIVLVGESGGAVIAANLAAMRPELLDGIVLVGCPCTLPEWRDHMERRMPGEPWETPVSSLDPLKTAGGIASDLRAAVIVGAEDEVTPVRFSRAYAEALTLRGVATDYRILPGKGHKILNDPEVLAATGRLAASLPVGS comes from the coding sequence ATGCGCTGTAACCCGCTGCTGCTCTTGCCGCCGCTGCTACTCGCCGGCTGCGCGACCACGGCTGGCGCACCGCCTGCCGAGCCGCTCCTCTACGCGCAGACCTTCACCGCCGAGCGTCCGCGCGATGTGCGCACGCTCGTCATCGTGCTGAACGGGGACGGATTGCCCGCCGCCCGCGCAGACGAAACCGCCTTCGCCCGAACGGCGGCTGCCGCCATTCCGGACAGCGCGGCAGTTGCGCTGCTGCGTCCCGGCTATGCCGACACCGCAGGCAATCGGTCGCCCGGAAGCAGGGGCTTCGACGCCGGCGACAATTACACCCTCGAACAGATCACGGCAGTGGGCGATGCCGTGGCCGCACTGCAGGCGCGGTATCCAAGCGCCCAGATCGTGTTGGTGGGCGAATCCGGCGGCGCCGTGATCGCGGCCAATCTGGCGGCGATGCGGCCCGAACTGCTCGACGGGATCGTGCTCGTCGGCTGCCCGTGCACCTTGCCCGAATGGCGCGATCATATGGAGCGTCGAATGCCCGGCGAACCCTGGGAAACGCCGGTCAGCAGCCTCGATCCGCTCAAGACGGCCGGAGGGATCGCCTCGGACCTGCGCGCGGCGGTGATCGTCGGCGCCGAGGATGAAGTCACTCCGGTGCGCTTCTCGCGCGCCTATGCCGAGGCGCTGACGCTGCGCGGCGTCGCCACCGATTATCGCATCCTGCCGGGCAAGGGACACAAGATCCTCAACGACCCCGAAGTGCTCGCCGCCACAGGTCGTCTGGCGGCATCGCTGCCGGTGGGCTCATGA